A part of Candidatus Desulfatibia profunda genomic DNA contains:
- a CDS encoding ATP-binding cassette domain-containing protein, translating to MWIELRDIHKYYGPIKANCGVDLTVAPGAVHGILGENGAGKSTLMKILAGYSRKTRGSMLVDDSPADYNTPAQASELGIGMLYQDPLDFPLLSVLDNFMLGQTSGIANKHRTFRKTFKKIADSFNFSLHPDTVVKNLTIGERQQLEILRLLARGVKLLILDEPTTGISALQKEILFRALKKLASEDKSVILVSHKLEDVEAVCDKITVLRQGAVAGEMERPFDTNTLLKMMFGTPPVPFARLRIKTGETVLEMNRIYAPGGRTGLRNCSIAIRQGEVIGLAGLEGSGQEVFLKIAAGLKQTSGGSIHLQGMKMNGKDYHTFKNQGVTYLPGSRLEEGLIAGLNIAQHFSLQDQQKGFFIKRLHAYQSAKKSIAEFRIKAEPVSLVESLSGGNQQRLLLSFLPADPVLLLLENPTRGLDMESVHWVWQHFHQYCAHKACIVFSSSELDEILMNADRVLVFFDGAIIKDTRTDQTDVHELGRAMAGKPNPDISRA from the coding sequence ATGTGGATCGAACTTCGGGACATCCACAAGTATTATGGACCCATAAAGGCCAATTGCGGAGTCGATCTTACCGTTGCGCCGGGTGCTGTCCACGGTATCCTCGGCGAGAACGGTGCCGGCAAGAGCACATTAATGAAAATTCTGGCAGGTTACAGCCGGAAGACCCGCGGCTCCATGCTTGTTGATGATTCCCCGGCAGATTACAACACGCCGGCCCAAGCTTCGGAATTGGGTATCGGCATGCTTTACCAGGATCCTCTCGATTTCCCCCTTCTGTCGGTTCTGGACAACTTCATGCTGGGACAAACTTCCGGCATTGCAAACAAGCATAGAACGTTTAGAAAGACGTTTAAAAAGATTGCGGATTCCTTTAACTTTTCCCTTCACCCCGATACCGTTGTTAAAAACCTTACGATCGGCGAAAGACAGCAGCTTGAAATTCTGAGGCTTCTGGCCCGGGGCGTTAAGCTCCTGATTCTGGATGAACCGACCACCGGCATATCCGCTTTACAGAAAGAAATCCTTTTCCGGGCCCTCAAGAAACTGGCGTCAGAGGATAAAAGCGTGATCCTGGTGTCTCACAAACTGGAAGATGTGGAAGCCGTGTGCGACAAAATTACCGTGCTGCGGCAGGGAGCCGTGGCCGGGGAAATGGAAAGACCCTTTGATACAAACACCTTGTTAAAAATGATGTTCGGTACGCCGCCGGTTCCTTTCGCACGTCTTCGCATAAAGACCGGGGAAACAGTCCTTGAGATGAACCGGATATATGCGCCAGGCGGCCGCACGGGCCTTAGAAACTGCAGCATCGCCATCCGCCAGGGAGAGGTGATCGGTCTGGCCGGCCTCGAAGGCAGCGGCCAGGAAGTATTTCTTAAAATCGCCGCAGGACTGAAGCAGACGTCCGGAGGGTCAATCCATCTTCAGGGCATGAAAATGAACGGCAAGGATTATCATACCTTCAAAAACCAGGGAGTAACGTACTTGCCGGGATCTCGCCTTGAAGAGGGATTGATAGCAGGATTGAACATCGCCCAGCACTTTTCACTTCAGGACCAACAAAAAGGGTTTTTTATAAAAAGGCTGCACGCCTATCAAAGCGCCAAAAAGAGCATTGCCGAGTTTCGAATCAAAGCCGAACCTGTATCTTTGGTAGAGTCTCTGTCCGGGGGGAATCAGCAACGGCTGCTCCTTTCTTTCCTGCCTGCCGATCCGGTTTTGCTTCTATTGGAAAATCCCACAAGAGGGTTGGACATGGAATCTGTCCACTGGGTTTGGCAGCACTTTCATCAATATTGTGCCCACAAGGCATGTATTGTCTTTTCATCTTCAGAACTCGATGAAATCCTGATGAATGCAGATCGGGTGCTGGTTTTTTTCGATGGTGCTATTATTAAAGATACGCGGACAGACCAAACAGACGTCCATGAACTTGGCCGGGCTATGGCGGGCAAACCTAACCCGGACATTTCACGAGCTTGA
- a CDS encoding ABC transporter permease, whose amino-acid sequence MGIFFRNVLDGLLILLAVFFFTTVILLVSGAPPFAAYYHIFKGSLGSWIKLAQVIQVWIPLTLCSAGLLYTFRIGLWNIGVEGQIMLGAVFTTAVLRVDAAKGMPMLFIGLAFIAGIAGGAIWALAAGYLKTKGGVHEIFTGLGLNFVGQGIILWLIFGPWKRPGIASMSGTELFPQQLWLPLLPALRLPPVGLALALAALVLTAVLLRYTHLGLNLKAIGNNRDAAYLFGLKPDRDMIIAMIFAGGFAGLAGSLQVAGVYHRLVPAISSNYGYLALLIVMLSNYNVWITPAVAFFFACLNVGNIQLPMMLELDSSLSGVIQGSLVLAALAVYSWRSRRKAPGGTVAA is encoded by the coding sequence ATGGGAATATTTTTTCGAAATGTGCTTGATGGCCTGCTGATACTGCTGGCGGTGTTTTTTTTTACCACAGTGATTCTGCTTGTTTCCGGTGCGCCCCCCTTTGCTGCCTATTATCATATTTTTAAAGGATCATTGGGATCCTGGATTAAATTGGCCCAGGTCATACAGGTATGGATACCGCTGACACTTTGCAGTGCCGGGCTCTTATATACGTTCAGAATCGGTCTCTGGAACATCGGAGTTGAAGGGCAGATCATGCTGGGCGCCGTTTTCACTACGGCGGTTCTTCGGGTTGACGCGGCCAAGGGCATGCCGATGCTTTTTATCGGGCTGGCGTTTATCGCCGGTATCGCCGGTGGCGCGATCTGGGCGCTGGCTGCGGGGTATTTAAAGACTAAAGGGGGTGTTCATGAAATTTTTACTGGACTGGGGCTCAACTTTGTCGGGCAGGGAATCATTCTCTGGCTGATATTCGGACCCTGGAAACGTCCCGGAATCGCTTCCATGAGTGGAACAGAACTCTTCCCTCAGCAGTTATGGCTTCCCTTGCTTCCGGCCCTACGACTTCCTCCCGTGGGGCTGGCGCTGGCCTTGGCAGCCTTGGTTTTGACGGCAGTGTTACTGCGATATACCCATTTGGGTTTAAACTTGAAAGCCATCGGGAATAATCGGGATGCAGCCTACCTGTTCGGTCTCAAGCCCGACCGAGATATGATCATTGCCATGATTTTCGCCGGAGGGTTTGCCGGTCTGGCCGGAAGTCTGCAGGTCGCCGGCGTGTATCATCGCCTTGTACCTGCCATTTCCAGTAACTACGGATACCTGGCGCTTCTAATCGTGATGCTTTCAAACTACAACGTGTGGATAACCCCGGCAGTGGCATTCTTTTTTGCATGCCTGAACGTCGGCAATATCCAGCTTCCCATGATGCTCGAGCTGGATTCGTCCCTGAGCGGAGTGATTCAGGGGTCGCTGGTTTTGGCCGCGCTGGCGGTATATTCATGGCGAAGCCGCAGAAAGGCGCCCGGAGGGACAGTTGCGGCATGA
- a CDS encoding ABC transporter permease, whose protein sequence is MAKPQKGARRDSCGMSELELTLVFAGVVAGAAPIVLAVLGETITEKAGVINLSLDGTILLSAMVAFAVAFETNNLLMGFVFAAVVGAVVAAIVAFFSIYLNQSQVAVGFVLTLMTRDLAYFLGNSYSHLQGPQVVPFPVPLLKDIPVFGPVFFSQNLPVYFSLAMIAWCWWYMYRTPLGLQLRCVGEHPRASYARGIDPRKLQMVYSICGGLLVGLAGATFSLSVKPGWGRPQGAEGTGWIALVLVIFGGWNPIKAATGAYLFSFLQVMGIYCQEWLPTVPAQVFQVAPFPLMIFTLLVMSLAQKESVLNWAENKDRMKSILAVLSGSVPTALGKPYRPD, encoded by the coding sequence ATGGCGAAGCCGCAGAAAGGCGCCCGGAGGGACAGTTGCGGCATGAGCGAGCTTGAATTGACACTGGTATTTGCCGGCGTCGTGGCCGGTGCAGCACCCATCGTGCTGGCGGTGCTGGGGGAAACGATCACGGAAAAGGCAGGCGTTATCAACCTGTCCCTGGACGGGACCATATTGTTGAGTGCCATGGTTGCCTTTGCGGTTGCCTTTGAAACCAACAACCTTTTAATGGGCTTTGTCTTTGCTGCCGTCGTAGGTGCCGTTGTTGCGGCAATCGTTGCTTTTTTCAGCATCTACCTAAACCAGTCACAGGTGGCGGTAGGTTTTGTTCTAACACTCATGACCCGTGACCTTGCATATTTTCTAGGCAATTCCTACTCTCACCTTCAAGGTCCGCAAGTGGTTCCTTTTCCGGTTCCGCTTTTAAAGGATATTCCTGTTTTTGGACCGGTGTTTTTTAGTCAAAACCTGCCGGTTTATTTCAGCCTGGCCATGATTGCATGGTGTTGGTGGTACATGTATCGAACCCCGCTTGGTTTGCAGCTAAGGTGCGTGGGGGAGCACCCGCGCGCCTCCTATGCCAGAGGGATAGATCCTCGGAAATTGCAGATGGTATATTCAATTTGCGGCGGCCTGCTGGTGGGGCTTGCCGGGGCAACGTTTTCTTTATCGGTTAAGCCGGGATGGGGCCGTCCCCAAGGGGCCGAAGGAACCGGGTGGATTGCGCTTGTCCTGGTCATCTTCGGCGGGTGGAATCCGATCAAGGCCGCGACGGGGGCCTATCTTTTTTCATTTTTGCAGGTTATGGGAATATACTGCCAGGAATGGTTGCCGACGGTTCCGGCCCAGGTTTTCCAGGTGGCGCCGTTTCCATTGATGATTTTTACCCTTTTGGTCATGTCTTTGGCTCAAAAAGAGTCTGTGTTGAACTGGGCCGAAAATAAAGACCGCATGAAATCGATCCTGGCAGTTCTTTCCGGCAGCGTTCCGACCGCTTTGGGCAAACCCTACCGGCCGGACTGA
- a CDS encoding multicopper oxidase domain-containing protein — translation MEFDADNNPGNWFHHCHNLYHMEAGMANIVAYR, via the coding sequence ATAGAGTTTGATGCCGACAACAACCCCGGCAACTGGTTTCACCATTGCCATAACCTGTATCACATGGAAGCAGGGATGGCGAATATTGTGGCCTATCGGTAA
- a CDS encoding periplasmic heavy metal sensor, which yields MKKNLFKLILGLMVLMIIGLAGNVFAEGGMGYGPGWHHRAYGETGYTGNLTDQEIKALETERNAFLKDTEGNRQQIYQKELDLKSELAKENPDAQKAAQLQKEISDLEAKLNQKLLDHVLRMRKISPNVGQGFMGGGPMGPGAEQNRISGAPDQGGWNYCPYCGRSLEGGGYGMGPGMMGSGYGTSYGMMGSGYGMGPGMMGGGYGTGSGMMGGGYGTGSGMMGGGYGTGSGMMGGGYGTGSGMMGGGYGTGSGMMGGGYGKGSGWMGRGPTQGGRTPQTGSQYRQGQGPLSESDAKSIVENYLASNRNPNLKIGKIKDAGNAFEAEILTKENALVDKVLIDKSSGWMRSAY from the coding sequence ATGAAAAAGAACTTATTTAAATTGATCTTAGGGTTGATGGTCTTAATGATCATCGGTTTGGCTGGTAACGTGTTTGCCGAAGGGGGTATGGGCTACGGCCCGGGTTGGCATCATAGAGCGTATGGGGAAACCGGCTATACGGGCAACCTGACTGACCAGGAAATTAAGGCTTTGGAAACAGAACGTAACGCCTTTTTAAAAGACACCGAAGGCAATCGCCAACAGATTTATCAAAAGGAGCTTGATTTGAAAAGCGAGCTTGCCAAGGAGAATCCGGACGCACAAAAAGCCGCCCAACTGCAGAAAGAGATTTCTGATCTTGAGGCGAAATTGAACCAGAAGCTTCTGGACCATGTGCTTAGGATGCGGAAAATTAGCCCCAATGTTGGCCAAGGATTCATGGGAGGCGGTCCGATGGGTCCAGGCGCTGAACAGAATAGAATATCTGGCGCACCGGATCAAGGCGGCTGGAACTATTGCCCATACTGCGGTCGCTCATTGGAGGGCGGCGGCTACGGGATGGGCCCCGGAATGATGGGGAGTGGCTATGGTACAAGCTACGGCATGATGGGTAGCGGGTATGGGATGGGTCCCGGCATGATGGGCGGCGGCTATGGTACAGGCTCCGGCATGATGGGCGGCGGCTATGGTACAGGCTCCGGCATGATGGGCGGCGGCTATGGTACAGGCTCCGGCATGATGGGCGGCGGCTATGGTACAGGCTCCGGCATGATGGGCGGCGGCTATGGTACAGGCTCCGGCATGATGGGCGGCGGCTATGGTAAGGGTTCCGGGTGGATGGGTCGAGGGCCTACCCAAGGGGGAAGGACACCTCAAACTGGTTCTCAATACCGTCAGGGGCAGGGCCCCTTGTCTGAAAGTGATGCCAAATCAATTGTTGAAAATTACCTGGCATCAAATAGGAATCCTAACCTTAAAATAGGTAAAATCAAGGATGCCGGTAACGCTTTTGAAGCAGAAATTTTAACCAAGGAAAACGCCCTGGTCGATAAAGTATTAATCGACAAATCCAGCGGATGGATGCGGTCTGCATACTGA
- a CDS encoding MFS transporter, whose product MTVTESSSTGISSTVWALGCVSMFMDISSEMIHSLLPVFLVSVLGAPVGPHRTHGGRAGDFLIVSDLTLAVAKADWQVALGAAIWGIHMGLTQGLLAAMVADTSRQDLRGTALGVFSLASGIAILFGSLIAGLLWDRFGAPATFYAGAIFSGCALIGFLLYRRLLAGCSR is encoded by the coding sequence ATGACAGTAACAGAAAGCAGCTCGACAGGCATCTCTTCTACTGTTTGGGCGCTCGGTTGCGTTAGCATGTTCATGGACATCTCTTCCGAGATGATCCATAGCCTGTTGCCTGTGTTTCTGGTTTCGGTGCTGGGTGCGCCGGTTGGGCCGCACCGGACTCATGGCGGTAGGGCTGGGGATTTTTTGATCGTCTCTGATCTGACGCTTGCCGTTGCAAAAGCTGACTGGCAAGTTGCGCTTGGTGCCGCAATTTGGGGCATTCATATGGGACTGACACAGGGTCTTCTTGCCGCTATGGTCGCAGATACATCTCGTCAGGACCTTAGAGGGACAGCTTTGGGAGTTTTCAGTCTAGCCAGTGGTATTGCCATACTTTTCGGAAGTTTGATCGCCGGCTTGCTGTGGGACCGATTCGGAGCGCCGGCCACCTTCTATGCCGGAGCAATCTTTTCCGGATGCGCATTAATTGGATTTCTACTTTATCGCCGGCTCCTGGCAGGTTGCTCACGGTAA
- a CDS encoding TIGR04076 family protein codes for MHLLVRVAEIKGRCPVYKVGDSFRLEDGYRLVSEIPLCMHSLAALLPHYNALRISEPEEWGLAGKENKTKAYVQ; via the coding sequence ATGCACCTCTTGGTACGAGTGGCAGAGATCAAAGGCCGTTGTCCTGTTTACAAAGTGGGTGATAGTTTCAGACTCGAGGATGGGTACCGACTGGTCTCGGAAATCCCTCTCTGCATGCACTCTCTCGCGGCGCTCCTGCCCCATTACAATGCGCTCCGGATATCCGAGCCAGAGGAGTGGGGCTTGGCTGGAAAAGAAAACAAGACAAAAGCGTATGTTCAATGA
- a CDS encoding ADP-ribosylglycohydrolase family protein, whose translation MIGAIAGDIIGSVYEHYPIKTKDFPLFDPRCRFTDDSVLTVAVADSILTGRSYLESVREIGRRYPGVGYGGSFIQWLHSHAPQPYNSWGNGSAMRVSPVGFAFATEEEVLHQAEKTAEISHNHPEGIKGAQATALAVFLARTVHDKEKIRKQIRQQFGYDLNRVVDDIRATYTFDVSCQGTVPEAIIAFLDSQSYEDAIRNAISLGGDSDTLACITGGIAEAFYGAVPSHIQTKVKEFLAPDLWAITENFCSKYR comes from the coding sequence ATGATTGGAGCGATCGCCGGAGATATCATCGGCTCAGTTTATGAGCATTACCCCATAAAGACGAAAGACTTTCCTCTCTTCGATCCCCGATGTAGATTCACGGACGACAGCGTCCTTACTGTTGCCGTTGCTGATTCGATTCTTACTGGCCGTTCATATTTAGAGTCGGTACGAGAGATTGGCCGGCGCTATCCCGGTGTTGGATACGGAGGTTCATTTATTCAGTGGCTCCATAGTCATGCTCCGCAACCATACAACAGCTGGGGAAATGGTTCTGCAATGCGTGTCAGCCCCGTAGGTTTCGCATTTGCCACAGAAGAAGAGGTTCTTCACCAGGCGGAAAAGACGGCCGAGATATCACATAACCATCCGGAAGGGATCAAAGGGGCGCAAGCGACCGCTCTTGCAGTCTTTCTTGCACGGACAGTGCACGACAAAGAGAAGATCCGAAAGCAGATAAGGCAACAGTTCGGATATGATTTGAATCGCGTGGTGGATGACATCCGAGCGACCTATACATTCGATGTCTCTTGTCAAGGAACAGTGCCAGAAGCGATCATCGCTTTCCTTGATTCTCAGTCATACGAAGATGCAATACGCAATGCCATCTCGCTGGGAGGTGACAGCGACACCCTCGCATGCATAACGGGAGGCATTGCTGAGGCGTTCTATGGCGCAGTTCCGTCCCACATCCAAACAAAGGTGAAGGAGTTTTTGGCGCCGGACCTGTGGGCGATAACCGAAAACTTTTGCAGCAAATACAGATAA